One window from the genome of Capsicum annuum cultivar UCD-10X-F1 unplaced genomic scaffold, UCD10Xv1.1 ctg20390, whole genome shotgun sequence encodes:
- the LOC107868208 gene encoding uncharacterized protein LOC107868208 — protein MAGVMQPANFSDICDVPELNSENYKIWKERILLHLGCMDIDYAIRKDEPHIDEISTQVEIALYEQWECSNSLSVMFIKTKISAGIRGSVEQHYNVKALLKAIDEQFETSDKALASTLIMKCSSMRLTCVRGVHEHIMKM, from the exons ATGGCTGGAG TTATGCAACCTGCGAACTTCTCTGATATTTGTGATGTTCCCGAATTGAATAGTGAGAACTATAAAATCTGGAAGGAGAGAATTCTTCTTCACTTAGGGTGCATGGACATTGATTATGCTATCAGAAAAGACGAACCGCATATTGATGAAATTAGCACTCAAGTTGAGATTGCTCTTTATGAACAATGGGAGTGCTCTAATAGTTTGAGTGTTATGTTCATTAAGACCAAAATCTCTGCTGGTATTCGTGGTTCGGTCGAACAACATTACAATGTCAAGGCATTACTGAAGGCTATTGATGAACAATTTGAGACTTCAGATAAGGCACTTGCCAGCACCTTAATTATGAAATGCTCATCAATGAGGCTCACCTGTGTGAGAGGTGTGCATGAGCACATCATGAAGATGTGA
- the LOC107868207 gene encoding 60S ribosomal protein L6-like gives MHFAHFTTMAAKKFPHNPNLVNGIGKFFRYKMYHKKGLWIIKKKKGGKFPTHPKSTTAVAPPSTTAIKPPKFYPANDVEKFLINEHKSKPTKLRASITPSTGLIILAERFKEKRVVFLKQLVCSGLLIVSGSFKVNGVPLRRVNQAYVIATSTKVDVSGVKIDKIQRKFMLFLVIVVVDIVVVVHCQKKKMLLLLKRIFAG, from the coding sequence ATGCACTTTGCCCACTTCACAACAATGGCTGCCAAGAAATTCCCCCATAACCCTAACCTAGTCAACGGAATCGGCAAATTCTTCCGTTACAAAATGTACCACAAAAAGGGCCTTTGGATTATCAAGAAGAAAAAGGGTGGCAAATTCCCCACCCACCCAAAATCCACCACCGCCGTTGCTCCACCCTCAACCACCGCCATCAAACCACCAAAATTCTACCCAGCTAATGACGTGGAAAAATTCCTTATCAATGAACACAAATCAAAACCCACAAAATTGAGAGCCAGTATTACACCTAGTACTGGTTTGATTATTCTAGCTGAGAgatttaaggaaaaaagagttgTGTTCTTGAAACAACTTGTATGTTCTGGACTGTTAATTGTTAGTGGGTCATTTAAGGTTAATGGGGTTCCATTAAGGAGAGTTAATCAAGCTTATGTTATTGCTACTTCAACGAAAGTGGATGTTAGTGGAGTTAAGATTGACAAGATTCAACGGAAGTTTATGTTATTCCTTGTCATTGTTGTGGTTGATATTGTCgttgttgttcattgtcaaaaaaaaaaaatgttgttgcTCCTGAAGAGGATCTTTGCtggttga